One genomic region from Methanomassiliicoccales archaeon encodes:
- the xseB gene encoding exodeoxyribonuclease VII small subunit, translating to MSEDRNIKEMGFEEAMKELESLVNVLEKGDLDLESSLAIYERAAGLREQCQRILD from the coding sequence GTGTCAGAAGATAGGAACATCAAGGAAATGGGCTTCGAAGAGGCCATGAAGGAATTGGAGTCTTTAGTGAATGTCCTGGAGAAGGGGGACCTCGATCTGGAATCAAGCCTGGCGATATACGAGCGGGCGGCAGGCCTGCGTGAACAGTGCCAAAGGATATTGGATTAG
- a CDS encoding exodeoxyribonuclease VII large subunit, with translation MAAPYSRLKAMQASLDGLDPSRVLGRGYGILQSINGKVLSSVGDVNEGDEVRIVMRDGVLEAEVTRKG, from the coding sequence ATTGCGGCCCCTTACAGTCGCCTGAAGGCCATGCAGGCGTCTTTGGACGGACTGGACCCATCGCGGGTACTCGGAAGGGGTTACGGCATTTTGCAATCCATCAATGGCAAGGTGCTCAGCTCGGTGGGCGATGTGAACGAAGGGGACGAGGTGAGGATAGTGATGAGGGACGGGGTTTTGGAAGCAGAAGTGACCAGAAAGGGGTAG